In one window of Leptospira sp. GIMC2001 DNA:
- the ppnP gene encoding pyrimidine/purine nucleoside phosphorylase — MNKEFQNITVIKQANIYYDGKVTSRTILFPDGSKKTLGIMLPGDYEFGTELAEDMEILQGELDVFLPGDPDWKAIEPGQVFHVPANSKFKLKIKSTTDYCCSYLK, encoded by the coding sequence ATGAATAAAGAATTTCAAAATATAACAGTAATTAAACAAGCAAATATCTACTATGATGGAAAAGTTACAAGTCGTACAATTTTATTCCCAGACGGATCTAAGAAAACGCTTGGAATCATGCTACCTGGAGACTATGAATTCGGAACCGAACTCGCTGAAGATATGGAAATTTTGCAAGGGGAGTTGGATGTTTTTCTGCCGGGTGATCCTGATTGGAAAGCGATTGAGCCTGGGCAGGTTTTTCATGTTCCAGCAAATTCCAAATTCAAATTGAAAATCAAGTCTACAACAGACTATTGTTGTTCCTATTTGAAATGA